One genomic window of Bradyrhizobium sp. B124 includes the following:
- a CDS encoding HWE histidine kinase domain-containing protein: MSTDLTPVPNVLVVEDEMILRMRAVDIVEDAGFCPIEAVNADEAISILESRSDISLLFTDIQMPGSIDGLRLAHAVHERWPSIKIILVSGQMKPSDTARPENSRFFGKPLSVEQMITELQAMVGAGALSIVPNATDLPADQAPHAMETVDPSSRSAQETVLSAENDSLRILLEQAEIDAQALLIQAGIEAEQRDAADKLQKLILGELHHRVKNTLAMVSAIASQSFRGAPSIEHGQKAMEGRLIALGRAHDLLMQVSWANASLTHTLSSATEPYDSHGDRRFHFNGPDIRITSVAVIALAMTFNELCTNTTKFGALSVPTGRVEIVWTIDELKRRIRLVWTERDGPTVEPPARRSFGTRMMGSLGQQLNGQVQLAYEPSGFIYSLDVPMSSVAALR; encoded by the coding sequence ATGTCGACAGATCTGACTCCGGTGCCAAATGTACTCGTCGTGGAAGATGAGATGATCCTGCGCATGCGCGCAGTCGACATCGTGGAGGATGCCGGGTTTTGTCCCATTGAGGCCGTCAACGCCGATGAAGCAATATCGATTCTTGAGTCCCGATCGGACATCTCGCTGCTATTCACCGACATCCAGATGCCCGGCAGCATTGACGGCCTGAGACTCGCCCACGCCGTGCACGAACGCTGGCCCTCGATCAAGATCATACTGGTTTCTGGTCAAATGAAGCCATCTGACACGGCAAGGCCAGAGAACAGCCGCTTCTTCGGCAAACCGCTTAGCGTCGAGCAAATGATTACCGAGTTGCAGGCGATGGTGGGCGCGGGTGCGCTAAGCATCGTTCCGAACGCAACCGATTTGCCGGCGGATCAGGCGCCACACGCCATGGAGACGGTTGATCCCTCGTCCCGATCCGCGCAGGAGACCGTCCTCTCAGCGGAGAACGACAGCCTTCGCATCCTGCTCGAACAAGCCGAAATAGATGCGCAGGCCCTACTGATTCAGGCTGGGATCGAAGCCGAGCAGCGCGACGCCGCTGACAAACTGCAAAAGCTGATCCTCGGGGAACTTCACCATCGCGTGAAGAATACTCTCGCCATGGTCAGCGCGATCGCGTCCCAGAGCTTCCGTGGAGCGCCCAGTATTGAGCACGGACAGAAGGCAATGGAAGGCAGGTTGATCGCATTGGGGCGGGCTCACGACCTACTGATGCAGGTCAGTTGGGCAAATGCGAGCCTTACTCACACGCTAAGCAGTGCGACAGAGCCTTATGATAGTCATGGAGACCGACGCTTCCATTTCAACGGACCGGATATCAGGATTACCTCCGTAGCAGTCATCGCACTTGCGATGACGTTTAACGAGTTGTGTACCAACACTACCAAATTTGGAGCTCTGTCCGTCCCCACAGGCCGCGTGGAAATCGTATGGACGATCGACGAGCTGAAGCGAAGAATCCGCCTTGTTTGGACGGAAAGAGACGGTCCGACGGTCGAGCCTCCAGCCCGACGAAGCTTCGGCACGAGAATGATGGGATCTCTCGGCCAACAATTGAACGGCCAGGTGCAACTCGCCTATGAACCGAGTGGATTCATCTACTCGTTGGATGTGCCAATGAGCTCGGTCGCGGCACTCCGGTGA
- a CDS encoding DUF1236 domain-containing protein: MICRLAAAAVAVAVLFPITTQAQGVPGGVERGARDGERAAGPVGAVVGGAVGGVVGGVAGILGVDQRPRFHSYVVEQRRPSYQYREDVRVGAVLPEEGVSYYDVPAEYGARDYRYTVVNGRTVLVEPRTRRIVEIVE, translated from the coding sequence ATGATTTGCCGTTTAGCTGCCGCCGCTGTTGCTGTTGCGGTCCTATTTCCCATTACGACCCAGGCGCAGGGTGTCCCTGGAGGCGTCGAGCGGGGCGCGCGGGATGGTGAGCGAGCGGCAGGCCCCGTCGGTGCGGTTGTCGGTGGAGCAGTCGGCGGCGTGGTGGGCGGCGTAGCGGGGATCCTTGGTGTTGATCAGCGTCCTCGCTTTCATTCTTACGTTGTCGAACAGAGACGTCCCTCATACCAGTATCGCGAAGATGTAAGAGTTGGAGCGGTTCTTCCAGAAGAGGGCGTTAGCTACTATGATGTACCGGCCGAGTATGGCGCCCGTGATTATCGCTATACGGTGGTGAATGGTCGCACCGTGTTGGTCGAACCGCGAACACGCCGGATCGTCGAGATTGTCGAATAA
- a CDS encoding AI-2E family transporter — protein sequence MMSVTRQPFKARTTEELVSLLGTVAVAILAVIIVAMLYFGREIFVPIALAILLSFVLAPVVLILQRIHVPRGLAVVSVALLAFALIFTMGSLLATQLTQLAGDLPRYQSTISEKIQSFRDTRAGRGTLERASDMLKDLSKEIDRPKEPATSRGLSSSIVNPSAPQAPVPVEVRQPDPGALENLRTLISPLIHPLATTGIIIIFVIFILLQREDLRNRLIRLAGSYDLQRTTAALDDAATRLSRLFLTQLILNSAFGVVIGLGLWIIGTPSAILWGILAAVLRFVPYIGAVIAAAFPLALAVAVDPGWSMLLWTLALFFTVEPVVGHVIEPMVYGHSTGLSPVAVVAAATFWTALWGPIGLVLATPLTVCLVVLGRHVERLEFLDVMFGDRPALSPPEIFYQRMLAGDPAEAAEKAEQFLKERSLASYYDEVALRGLQLAQIDATRGALDPERLTKIRDAVAEFASDVADQDDRTPAKLNVTTDAEASSAVESVAENAAHENLPIISKENLPSNWLGEYPVLCLAGRSLIDEAAAIMLAQLSTAHGLTARVEGADALSSANVFRLDGTGVVIVCLVYLDSSGPAHMRYSVRRLRRKLPKALIILGCWVKDIDPDALEALRDNAKADLVAASLGDTVKLCIEATGVADQNIAASTQEKSTTAAAMIA from the coding sequence ATGATGTCTGTGACCAGGCAGCCGTTCAAAGCACGTACGACTGAAGAGCTTGTGTCCTTGCTCGGCACGGTGGCCGTTGCGATCCTGGCTGTCATCATCGTTGCGATGCTCTATTTCGGGCGCGAAATCTTCGTCCCGATCGCATTGGCAATTCTCCTCAGCTTTGTCTTGGCACCGGTGGTTCTAATATTGCAGCGAATCCATGTGCCGCGCGGACTGGCGGTCGTGAGCGTAGCTCTGCTCGCCTTCGCGCTCATTTTTACGATGGGAAGCCTTCTCGCTACGCAATTGACGCAGCTCGCTGGAGATCTCCCACGTTATCAATCGACGATCAGCGAAAAGATCCAGTCCTTTCGAGATACAAGAGCCGGGAGAGGCACGCTTGAACGCGCCTCCGACATGTTGAAAGATCTCAGTAAGGAGATCGATAGGCCGAAAGAGCCCGCGACTTCGCGGGGACTGAGCTCCTCAATAGTCAATCCCAGTGCCCCGCAAGCCCCCGTTCCGGTGGAAGTACGCCAGCCCGATCCCGGTGCGCTGGAGAACCTGCGGACTTTGATCTCTCCGCTTATTCATCCTCTCGCAACTACCGGCATCATCATCATCTTCGTGATCTTCATACTTCTTCAACGCGAGGATCTCCGTAATCGGCTCATTCGGCTGGCTGGCTCCTACGACCTGCAACGAACCACAGCGGCGCTGGACGACGCAGCGACACGCCTTAGCCGGCTGTTCCTGACCCAGCTCATTCTAAACAGCGCATTTGGCGTGGTGATTGGGTTGGGCTTATGGATCATAGGCACACCAAGCGCGATCCTGTGGGGCATTTTAGCGGCAGTCCTTCGTTTCGTGCCTTATATCGGCGCCGTAATCGCGGCCGCGTTCCCGCTTGCTCTGGCAGTAGCCGTCGATCCCGGCTGGTCAATGCTGCTATGGACGCTCGCGCTCTTTTTTACTGTCGAGCCGGTCGTGGGCCACGTCATCGAGCCAATGGTCTATGGCCATAGTACAGGGCTTTCCCCGGTAGCCGTGGTTGCGGCGGCGACGTTCTGGACCGCACTTTGGGGACCGATTGGGCTCGTTCTCGCCACGCCTTTGACGGTATGCCTTGTCGTGCTTGGGCGCCATGTAGAACGCTTGGAGTTTCTTGACGTCATGTTCGGGGACCGTCCGGCGCTTTCTCCACCCGAAATCTTCTATCAGCGCATGCTGGCTGGCGACCCGGCAGAGGCTGCCGAAAAAGCCGAACAATTCCTAAAAGAACGTTCTTTGGCCTCATACTATGACGAGGTAGCCTTGAGGGGCTTGCAGCTGGCGCAAATTGACGCCACGCGGGGAGCGCTGGACCCGGAGCGTCTCACGAAGATTCGTGATGCCGTCGCGGAGTTTGCCAGCGACGTTGCCGATCAAGATGACAGAACGCCGGCGAAGCTTAATGTAACCACCGATGCAGAAGCCTCGTCTGCAGTAGAAAGCGTCGCGGAAAATGCGGCCCACGAAAACCTACCCATTATTAGTAAGGAAAACCTGCCGTCCAATTGGCTCGGTGAGTACCCCGTTCTTTGCTTGGCTGGACGCAGCCTTATCGATGAAGCGGCCGCGATAATGCTCGCTCAGCTTTCGACTGCACACGGTCTCACAGCACGGGTTGAAGGGGCGGACGCGCTCTCAAGTGCCAACGTTTTCCGACTTGATGGTACAGGCGTTGTGATCGTCTGCCTGGTCTATCTCGATTCGAGCGGACCGGCGCATATGCGGTATTCGGTTCGGCGCCTAAGGCGGAAGCTGCCGAAGGCCCTTATAATCCTGGGCTGTTGGGTCAAGGACATCGATCCAGACGCGCTGGAAGCGTTGCGCGACAACGCCAAAGCCGATCTCGTAGCCGCCAGCCTAGGTGATACTGTCAAGCTTTGCATCGAGGCTACGGGGGTGGCGGACCAGAACATCGCGGCCTCCACGCAGGAGAAATCCACTACCGCCGCCGCTATGATCGCTTGA
- a CDS encoding adenylate/guanylate cyclase domain-containing protein has product MHCPACGCSAPKNARFCPGCGAKLSLRCEACGFESPPEFRFCGGCGAPLAEHSPIQRLVEHQVAAASRAADRDQRPERRQVTVLFIDMVGSTDLSVCLDDEEFKDVIYKYRDTCANAVRQFDGTIVRYIGDGILVCFGFPLAHEDDPIRAVRAALSLLEGMRQLNRQESSGAPPIHMRMGMHTGIVIAGDLRSSDTFETMGILGETPNIAARLQQLAAPDSLVITDATAQLIGGRFNLRDLGPQEIRGTHGTMNLFEVVGERADPAFDAARGGQKMIGRSEEVALLRDRFIQAMSGEGQLVLITGEAGAGKTRLVRNFRDMLDGSAFLPFTCYCSAYNRESAFYPIIEMIRRVVNLDGLADVEDKIANVQRAFAGLDSITPEAVPLVSELLELPVPLSLREVSPSQRRELLLDLLAQWLLRQSEQLPILFIVEDLHWADASTSSLLERIVQQISDWRAMAIFTFRPEFRAEWLLESQGTRLGLRHLSASEARTLVEQVAGATPLPANIVEHIVAKTGGIPLFVEELTKTVLAETLSSAQGDPALLTAVVDSIPSTLRGSLVARLDRLKVAKPLAQVAATLGRTFDSEVLGAVTGESQHSLREQLAELLHEGFIQQHGVPVHAKYSFRHALIQDAAYDSLLKSERRLMHRKIADVLSTQFREIVAATPEVLAQHYAAANLAEAAISQWEAAGKKAAERSANVEAASHFANALAILRRLPDTPERARRELLLEVDRGSQLLATQGNAAPQVEEVFTRAYELSEGLGEHHLLFRALYGLMMFCIVRGQLEKAHGFGVRLIERAERADDRGLLLQAKRPLGLTLFYLGKFDVAKKTLEEALQLYDPDQHHHHRFEYGSDPAVLAQCNLAWTEWFVGLADSAVKDSAQAIDRAVQLDHPHSLGFALSFDASIRQARGEPNETLEAAERTIQVGQTYRFPYWSAWGRILRGWAVGKLGRLSEGAGEIEQGLADYRATGAELIRPYGLMLFAETLVAKGEADNALKLLDEALAITASNKTLFCEPELHRLRGEVLLALNGESEDASSHFVTAVELARELGAHALELRALLSLVSVATGRNHRSGIERLKLLHGQMVEGFGTADLIETARVLNLAAIS; this is encoded by the coding sequence ATGCATTGTCCTGCTTGCGGCTGCTCAGCTCCGAAGAATGCCCGTTTTTGCCCAGGTTGCGGCGCGAAGCTGAGTTTGCGTTGTGAAGCGTGTGGCTTCGAAAGCCCACCCGAATTCCGTTTCTGCGGCGGGTGCGGTGCGCCGCTCGCTGAGCATTCGCCGATTCAGCGATTGGTTGAGCATCAAGTGGCTGCCGCCTCGCGCGCCGCTGACCGTGATCAGCGGCCTGAACGGCGTCAGGTAACGGTGCTCTTCATCGATATGGTCGGTTCGACTGACCTCTCGGTCTGTCTCGACGATGAGGAATTCAAAGACGTCATTTACAAGTATCGCGACACCTGCGCGAACGCGGTCCGCCAATTTGACGGCACTATCGTTCGTTACATCGGCGACGGGATACTTGTGTGTTTCGGCTTCCCGCTTGCTCATGAAGACGATCCGATAAGAGCGGTGCGCGCGGCACTATCGCTGCTCGAGGGCATGAGACAGCTGAACAGGCAAGAATCGTCCGGCGCTCCGCCTATCCATATGCGCATGGGTATGCACACCGGCATCGTCATTGCCGGCGACCTGAGATCATCGGATACGTTCGAAACCATGGGCATCCTCGGCGAGACGCCAAATATTGCCGCTAGACTGCAGCAACTTGCCGCGCCAGATAGCCTGGTGATAACGGATGCGACCGCACAATTGATCGGTGGTCGGTTTAATCTGCGAGACCTTGGTCCACAGGAGATCCGCGGCACTCATGGGACGATGAATCTCTTTGAGGTAGTCGGCGAACGTGCCGATCCTGCCTTCGACGCCGCTCGCGGCGGACAGAAGATGATTGGGCGTAGCGAGGAAGTGGCGCTTTTGCGCGACCGTTTCATTCAAGCCATGAGCGGTGAAGGCCAGCTGGTTCTCATCACAGGCGAAGCCGGTGCGGGGAAAACGCGACTAGTGCGCAATTTCAGAGACATGCTCGACGGCTCGGCGTTTCTGCCGTTTACCTGCTATTGTTCGGCCTATAATAGGGAGAGCGCCTTCTATCCCATCATTGAGATGATCCGCCGCGTGGTAAATTTGGATGGTCTCGCTGATGTCGAAGATAAGATCGCTAACGTTCAGCGTGCTTTCGCGGGATTGGACTCGATCACACCTGAGGCGGTTCCACTGGTTTCCGAGCTTTTGGAGTTACCTGTACCGCTGTCGTTGAGGGAAGTTTCACCTTCGCAGCGCCGAGAGCTTCTCCTCGATCTACTTGCACAATGGCTTCTAAGGCAATCCGAGCAACTACCGATCCTCTTCATCGTCGAGGACCTGCACTGGGCAGACGCTTCGACCAGTAGTCTGCTCGAGCGCATTGTGCAGCAAATCTCGGACTGGCGCGCGATGGCCATATTCACATTTCGTCCCGAATTTAGGGCCGAATGGTTGCTGGAATCGCAAGGCACGCGTCTCGGGCTACGACATCTCTCCGCGAGTGAGGCCAGGACGTTGGTTGAACAGGTTGCGGGCGCGACACCGTTACCCGCAAACATCGTGGAGCACATCGTTGCTAAGACTGGCGGTATTCCGCTATTTGTCGAGGAGTTGACCAAAACGGTGCTCGCAGAAACTCTCTCGTCGGCTCAAGGAGATCCTGCTCTATTGACGGCCGTCGTCGACAGCATTCCGTCTACGCTGCGGGGCTCACTAGTGGCTCGGCTTGATCGTCTAAAGGTCGCAAAGCCGTTGGCTCAGGTTGCGGCCACCCTCGGTCGGACCTTCGATAGCGAGGTTCTCGGCGCGGTAACCGGCGAGAGCCAGCACAGTCTGCGGGAGCAACTTGCCGAGTTACTCCACGAGGGCTTTATCCAGCAGCATGGAGTTCCCGTGCATGCCAAATATTCCTTCCGGCATGCACTTATCCAGGATGCGGCCTACGACTCCCTGCTCAAGAGCGAGCGTCGGCTGATGCATCGCAAGATCGCTGATGTTCTCTCTACTCAGTTTCGAGAAATTGTCGCGGCGACACCGGAAGTGCTGGCGCAGCATTATGCTGCAGCTAATCTCGCGGAGGCGGCCATATCGCAATGGGAGGCGGCCGGGAAAAAAGCCGCCGAGCGCTCGGCGAACGTCGAGGCTGCAAGTCATTTCGCGAACGCTCTTGCCATCCTCCGCCGTCTGCCCGACACGCCCGAGCGGGCGCGCAGGGAACTGTTGCTTGAGGTAGATCGAGGTTCTCAGCTTCTCGCCACTCAGGGCAACGCCGCGCCCCAAGTAGAGGAGGTTTTTACCCGCGCCTACGAACTCAGCGAAGGGCTCGGCGAACATCACCTGCTCTTCAGGGCCCTCTATGGTCTCATGATGTTCTGCATCGTCCGCGGCCAACTCGAGAAAGCGCACGGGTTCGGGGTGCGGTTGATAGAACGAGCAGAACGGGCGGATGACCGTGGCCTGTTGTTGCAGGCCAAGCGACCGCTCGGGCTTACACTTTTCTACCTGGGAAAATTCGACGTCGCCAAGAAAACTCTGGAGGAAGCCCTTCAACTCTACGATCCAGATCAGCATCACCATCACCGGTTCGAGTACGGCTCGGACCCAGCCGTTCTCGCGCAATGCAATCTCGCATGGACCGAATGGTTTGTCGGTTTGGCCGACAGCGCCGTCAAGGACAGCGCGCAGGCGATCGATCGCGCCGTTCAGCTCGATCATCCTCACAGCCTCGGCTTCGCGCTGAGCTTCGATGCCTCCATCAGGCAGGCGCGAGGCGAACCAAATGAGACGCTTGAAGCTGCCGAACGCACGATTCAGGTCGGGCAAACTTATCGCTTCCCGTATTGGAGCGCCTGGGGCCGGATTCTACGGGGTTGGGCGGTGGGCAAGTTGGGTCGCTTGTCAGAAGGCGCCGGCGAGATCGAACAGGGGCTTGCCGACTATCGTGCGACTGGTGCTGAGCTCATCCGGCCGTATGGCTTGATGCTATTTGCCGAGACGCTAGTAGCGAAAGGTGAAGCGGACAATGCACTGAAATTACTTGACGAGGCACTTGCAATAACCGCATCAAACAAAACCCTTTTTTGCGAACCCGAGTTGCATAGGCTTCGGGGCGAGGTTTTGCTTGCGCTGAACGGCGAAAGTGAAGACGCTTCGAGTCACTTCGTTACCGCCGTCGAACTTGCGCGCGAACTGGGAGCGCACGCCTTGGAGTTGCGAGCGCTGCTCAGCCTCGTTTCGGTCGCCACCGGTCGCAACCATCGTAGCGGCATAGAACGATTGAAGCTGCTCCATGGCCAGATGGTTGAGGGGTTCGGAACTGCGGATCTTATCGAAACTGCTCGCGTTCTAAACCTCGCAGCGATCTCCTAA
- a CDS encoding radical SAM protein, protein MAPIQNPFALKKPLKLSICYTETCNLSCQHCYADCAPEKAASELRSEEWARFLDEIADLGVIYLYIEGGEPFHRPDFLPFLTSASSRFLTEVRTNGTLISRELARKLKEIRVGIVLVDILHPSAEVHDELTGTPGSHQRTCDGVRYMLDAGIEVQTLTILNRRNFTDLQAYIDLADRLGVKTAGVLRPYPLGRLKYRWNEFSLSLDEMHAALDALRLPSGMKLMQSWHPHNGNSCWQMAAVNAFGDSIGCAYLREYVNYGNIRQVSFMTTWDHPLYRELRSGHVKDSCPSCASSQGSHGGCRATAYAFHGAWDAPDPFDKVLNKGVDLRVIPEWLLQSHPKPPSAPR, encoded by the coding sequence ATGGCACCCATACAAAATCCGTTTGCGCTCAAGAAGCCGCTAAAGCTTTCAATCTGCTATACGGAGACCTGCAATCTCTCCTGCCAGCACTGCTACGCGGATTGCGCGCCCGAAAAAGCCGCCTCAGAGCTGCGTAGCGAAGAGTGGGCTCGTTTTTTAGACGAGATTGCGGACTTGGGCGTGATCTATCTCTACATCGAAGGCGGCGAGCCATTTCACCGCCCGGATTTCCTACCCTTTCTCACCTCAGCATCGAGCCGCTTCCTCACTGAGGTGCGCACCAATGGGACACTTATCTCTCGAGAGCTTGCCCGAAAGCTGAAGGAGATCCGCGTCGGCATTGTGCTTGTCGACATTCTTCACCCGAGCGCTGAGGTCCATGACGAACTGACTGGAACGCCCGGGAGTCACCAGCGCACCTGCGACGGCGTTAGATATATGCTTGACGCCGGCATCGAAGTGCAAACTCTCACAATCCTCAATCGGAGGAATTTTACTGACCTTCAAGCTTACATTGACCTGGCTGACAGGCTAGGCGTGAAGACTGCGGGCGTGTTGCGGCCATATCCGCTCGGCCGATTAAAGTATCGCTGGAATGAGTTTTCTCTGTCGCTCGACGAGATGCATGCCGCACTGGACGCGCTCCGGTTGCCGTCGGGGATGAAGCTTATGCAGTCTTGGCACCCACACAATGGCAACTCATGCTGGCAAATGGCCGCCGTGAACGCGTTTGGGGATTCGATCGGCTGTGCTTATCTTCGTGAGTACGTGAACTACGGCAACATCCGACAAGTTTCCTTCATGACGACATGGGATCATCCGCTGTATCGTGAGCTGAGATCCGGCCACGTCAAGGATAGCTGCCCTAGCTGTGCGTCAAGTCAAGGATCACATGGCGGATGTCGCGCGACAGCTTATGCATTTCACGGCGCCTGGGACGCGCCAGATCCATTCGACAAAGTATTGAACAAGGGAGTGGACCTCCGTGTCATACCCGAGTGGCTACTACAATCGCACCCCAAACCTCCGAGTGCGCCCCGTTAG
- a CDS encoding PqqD family protein — MKSCVVFRPDPPKLFMLNLNAWFILELCDGRTTEQLTEGYCNQVASQMSEVDARENLENGLQKLREQGLIEFSDQKH, encoded by the coding sequence ATGAAGAGTTGCGTTGTGTTTCGGCCCGATCCACCGAAGCTATTTATGCTCAACCTCAACGCGTGGTTCATTCTTGAGCTTTGCGACGGCCGCACCACGGAACAACTCACCGAAGGATATTGCAACCAAGTCGCCTCGCAAATGTCGGAAGTTGATGCGCGAGAAAACCTTGAGAACGGCCTTCAGAAACTACGAGAACAGGGATTGATTGAGTTTTCAGATCAGAAGCATTGA